CCTTCTTGAAGCGACGCACGGCTTCTTCGCCGGCTTCGTTCCAGGAGATGTCGGACAGGTGAACCAGGCCGTCGATGCCGCCGTCCAGACCAATGAAGATACCGAAATCGGTGATCGACTTGATGGTGCCGGAGATCTTGTCACCCTTGTTGAACTGACCGGAGAAGTCTTCCCACGGGTTGGTCTTGCACTGCTTGATACCCAGGGAGATACGACGACGCTCTTCGTCGATGTCCAGAACCATGACTTCCACTTCGTCGCCGACGTTAACGACTTTCGACGGGTGGATGTTCTTGTTGGTCCAGTCCATTTCGGAAACGTGTACCAGGCCTTCCACGCCCTCTTCCAGCTCGGCGAAGCAGCCGTAGTCGGTGAGGTTGGTGACACGGGCAACAACGCGGGTGTTTTCCGGGTAACGAGCCTTGATGGCAACCCATGGGTCTTCACCCAGCTGCTTCAGACCCAGAGATACACGGTTGCGCTCGCGGTCGTACTTCAGAACCTTGACGTCGATCTCGTCGCCAACGTTGACGATTTCGGACGGATGCTTGATGCGCTTCCAGGCCATGTCGGTGATGTGCAGCAGGCCGTCTACGCCGCCCAGGTCGACGAACGCACCATAGTCGGTGAGGTTCTTGACGATACCTTTGACTTGCTGGCCTTCCTGCAGGGACTCCAGCAGAGCTTCGCGCTCGGCGCTGTTCTCGGCCTCCAGGACGCTGCGACGGGAAACGACAACGTTGTTGCGCTTCTGGTCGAGCTTGATGACCTTGAATTCCAGCTCTTTGCCTTCCAGGTGAGTGGTATCACGCACCGGACGGACGTCAACCAGGGAACCCGGCAGGAACGCACGGATGCCGTTGACGTCAACGGTGAAGCCGCCTTTGACCTTACCGTTGATAACGCCCTTGACCACTTCTTCAGCGTTGAACGCAGCTTCCAGAACCAGCCAGGATTCAGCGCGCTTGGCTTTCTCGCGGGACAGCTTGGTTTCACCGAAGCCATCTTCAACCGCGTCCAGCGCGACGTGGACTTCGTCACCGACCTTGATGGTCAGCTCGCCTTGTTCGTTGAAAAACTGGTCGAGCGGGATGACGCCCTCGGACTTCAGGCCGGCGTGAACGGTAACCCAGTCACCGTCGATGTCGACCACGATACCGGTGATGATGGCACCCGGCTGCATGTCGAGGGATTTCAGGCTTTCTTCAAATAGTTCTGCAAAGCTTTCGCTCATGTTGATTCCTGTTGATCAAGGGCGGGGATTCGCCCAAACCACATTCCAGACCATGTGGGTTCGTTCATGTAAAAAGAGGCCTGCGGGACAGGGACTGGTCTCCCGCATGCCTCCTTGCGAGTTCATCGATTTAAGGCAACCGATAACCCTTAACCGGCGAGATCGCGTTCAGCGACCTCGCGCAGAATTCGTTCCAGCACTTGCTCGATGGAAAGCTCGGTGGAGTCCAGCAGGATCGCGTCGGCTGCCGGCTTGAGTGGAGCCACTGCGCGCTGGGTATCACGCTCATCGCGCGCCCGAATCTCGTCGAGAAGACTCGCGAGATTAACATCATCTCCCTTGGCCTTCAACTGCAGGTAACGCCGACGAGCACGCTCCTCGGCGCTGGCGGTGAGAAAAATCTTCAGCGGCGCATCGCTGAACACCACGGTGCCCATATCGCGACCATCAGCCACCAGGCCCGGCATTTCCCGAAACGCCCGCTGCCGCTGCAGCAGCGCATCACGTACGGCCGGCAGCGAAGCCACCATCGAAGCCCCCGCCCCCACCTGTTCGTTACGAATGGCGTCGGTCACCTCCTCACCTTCGAGGATGATGCGCTTGTCGATGAACTGCACATCCAGATGCGCAGCCAGTTGCTTGAGCGCCTCTTCGTTGGTCAGGTCGATACCGTGATTGCCGGCCGCGAAGGCCAACAGGCGATAGAGCGCGCCGGAATCGAGCAGATTCCAGCCGAGCTGCCTGGCCAGCAGCGCGCAAAGCGTGCCCTTGCCGGACCCGCTCGGCCCATCGACGGCGATCACCGGGGCGCTCATGCGGTCTCCTCGACGGCCACGTTGATACCCACTTCCGCCGAGAGGGAGAGGAAGTTGGGGAAGGAGGTGGCGACATTGGCACAGTCATGGATTCGGATCGGTGCGGTGGCGCGCAGCGACGCGACACTGAAGGACATGGCGATACGGTGGTCGCCATGCGCCCAGACTTCGCCCCCCCCAATGGGGCCGCCCTCGATGATGATGCCATCAGGGGTCGGCTCTGCCTTGACGCCCAAAGAGATCAGGCCATCGGCCATGACCTGAATACGATCAGATTCCTTGACCCGCAGTTCTTCAGCGCCACGCAGCACGGTGCGACCCTCGGCACAGGCCGCCGCCACGAAC
The sequence above is drawn from the Pseudomonas sp. Z8(2022) genome and encodes:
- the rpsA gene encoding 30S ribosomal protein S1, translating into MSESFAELFEESLKSLDMQPGAIITGIVVDIDGDWVTVHAGLKSEGVIPLDQFFNEQGELTIKVGDEVHVALDAVEDGFGETKLSREKAKRAESWLVLEAAFNAEEVVKGVINGKVKGGFTVDVNGIRAFLPGSLVDVRPVRDTTHLEGKELEFKVIKLDQKRNNVVVSRRSVLEAENSAEREALLESLQEGQQVKGIVKNLTDYGAFVDLGGVDGLLHITDMAWKRIKHPSEIVNVGDEIDVKVLKYDRERNRVSLGLKQLGEDPWVAIKARYPENTRVVARVTNLTDYGCFAELEEGVEGLVHVSEMDWTNKNIHPSKVVNVGDEVEVMVLDIDEERRRISLGIKQCKTNPWEDFSGQFNKGDKISGTIKSITDFGIFIGLDGGIDGLVHLSDISWNEAGEEAVRRFKKGDELETVILSVDPERERISLGIKQLEDDPFSNYVSINDKGTIVRGVVKEVDAKGAIIDLGNEIEATLKASEISRDRVEDARNVLKEGDEVEAKIISVDRKSRVISLSVKSKDVEDEKDAMKELRNKQDVESTGPTTLGDLLRAEMEKQN
- the cmk gene encoding (d)CMP kinase, translated to MSAPVIAVDGPSGSGKGTLCALLARQLGWNLLDSGALYRLLAFAAGNHGIDLTNEEALKQLAAHLDVQFIDKRIILEGEEVTDAIRNEQVGAGASMVASLPAVRDALLQRQRAFREMPGLVADGRDMGTVVFSDAPLKIFLTASAEERARRRYLQLKAKGDDVNLASLLDEIRARDERDTQRAVAPLKPAADAILLDSTELSIEQVLERILREVAERDLAG